The Pseudomonas sp. FP198 genomic interval CCTGGGCGCCGACGACTATGTCTGCAAGCCGGTGCGCCCGCGCGTCCTGTTGGCCCGCATCCAGGCCCTGCTGCGACGCAGCGAGCCGGAGCCGTCCGCGGCACCGAAGCAGCGGCGCCTGGAGTTCGGCCCGTTGGTGGTGGACAACGCTTTGCGCGAAGCCTGGTTGCAGGGCAACGGTATCGAGCTGACCAGCGCCGAATTCGACCTGCTCTGGCTGCTGGTGTCCAACGCCGGGCGCATCCTGTCCCGCGAGGAAATCTTCACCGCCCTGCGCGGCATCGGCTACGACGGCCAGGATCGCTCGATCGACGTGCGTATCTCGCGCATCCGTCCGAAGATCGGCGACGACCCGGAGCATCCTCGATTGATCAAGACCATCCGCAGCAAAGGCTACCTGTTCGTCCCTGAAGCCTGCGTAGACGCGACCCCGTGAACTCCATCTTCCTGCGCATCTATGGCGGCATGTGCGCGGCACTGGTGCTGGTGGCGGTGCTTGGCGTGCTGGCGCTGCACCTGCTCAACCAGACGCGCGGCGAGCAATACCGCGAGCGCCTGGCCCATGGCACGTTTTCCTTGATGGCCGACAACCTGCGGCCGATGAACGACACC includes:
- a CDS encoding response regulator transcription factor: MEQEAWQILIVEDDQRLAELTREYLESNGLRVAIEGNGAVAAQRIIDEQPDLVILDLMLPGEDGLSICRKAREHYDGPILMLTARADDTDQIQGLDLGADDYVCKPVRPRVLLARIQALLRRSEPEPSAAPKQRRLEFGPLVVDNALREAWLQGNGIELTSAEFDLLWLLVSNAGRILSREEIFTALRGIGYDGQDRSIDVRISRIRPKIGDDPEHPRLIKTIRSKGYLFVPEACVDATP